In a genomic window of Azospirillum baldaniorum:
- the coxB gene encoding cytochrome c oxidase subunit II, whose amino-acid sequence MDRRSGRSEGRRRKWRGAALAGGMGLLAACERGPQSALHPAGRNAEAILDLTLILVAGGGVIFLFVMALAGYAVIARPERFPGSRAWIIGGGLVFPIVTLTALQVYEFAVARQLSDTGGVEPLRIEVTGYMWWWEVRYPDVRVEGGEVLRIANRLVIPAGRPVEVVVTAADVIHSFWVPSLGGKMDMIPGHENRLILVGERSGTYRGQCAEYCGAQHALMAFDVVVEPPDRFEEWLAAERRPAAEPAGPQQAAGRDAFLRAGCGSCHTVRGTSANGAAGPDLTHVGGRDALAAGTLPNTPEALAGWIAGAQHIKPENRMPSFPILGGDDLHAIAVWLESLK is encoded by the coding sequence ATGGACCGCAGGTCTGGCCGCAGCGAGGGACGCAGACGGAAGTGGCGGGGGGCGGCCCTGGCCGGCGGAATGGGGCTCCTGGCGGCCTGCGAGCGAGGGCCGCAATCCGCGCTTCACCCCGCCGGACGCAACGCCGAGGCGATCCTCGACCTGACGCTGATTCTCGTCGCCGGGGGTGGGGTCATCTTCCTTTTCGTCATGGCGCTGGCGGGGTACGCCGTCATCGCCCGGCCGGAGCGCTTCCCCGGAAGCCGCGCCTGGATCATCGGCGGCGGCCTCGTCTTTCCCATCGTCACGCTGACCGCGCTTCAGGTCTACGAGTTCGCCGTGGCCCGGCAATTGTCGGACACCGGCGGGGTGGAGCCGCTGCGCATCGAGGTCACCGGCTACATGTGGTGGTGGGAGGTCCGCTATCCCGACGTGAGGGTGGAAGGGGGTGAGGTCCTGCGCATCGCCAACCGCCTCGTCATCCCGGCCGGGCGCCCGGTGGAGGTGGTGGTGACCGCGGCGGACGTCATCCACAGCTTCTGGGTGCCCAGCCTGGGCGGCAAGATGGACATGATCCCCGGCCACGAGAACCGGCTGATCCTGGTCGGGGAGCGGTCCGGCACCTACCGCGGCCAGTGCGCCGAGTACTGCGGCGCCCAGCACGCGCTGATGGCCTTCGACGTGGTGGTGGAGCCGCCCGACCGCTTCGAGGAGTGGCTGGCCGCCGAGCGCCGCCCCGCCGCCGAACCTGCCGGGCCGCAGCAGGCCGCCGGGCGCGACGCCTTCCTGCGCGCCGGCTGCGGGTCCTGCCACACGGTGCGCGGCACGTCGGCCAACGGGGCGGCCGGGCCGGACCTGACCCATGTCGGCGGGCGCGACGCGCTGGCCGCCGGGACGCTGCCCAACACGCCGGAGGCGCTGGCCGGCTGGATCGCCGGGGCGCAGCACATCAAGCCGGAAAACCGCATGCCGTCCTTCCCGATCCTGGGCGGCGACGATCTGCACGCCATCGCCGTCTGGCTGGAGAGCCTGAAATGA
- the ctaD gene encoding cytochrome c oxidase subunit I has protein sequence MTPPLDDAALPNRLPRPKEELEALKRAWKPTSGLGLLKEVNNNIIGVMYIATALLFFVISGTLALVMRTQLAVPENDVLGHSLYNQFFTVHGTGMMFLFAVPIVEAIGVFLLPSMLAARDLPFPRLSAFAFWAYLFGGLAFFCSLIFEVAPDGGWFMYPPLTSMKFSPGINADFWLLGIGFIEISAIAGAIEIIVGILRTRPPGMTLDKIPVYCWSMLVMAGMIVFAFPAVIIATALLEIERAFDWPFFIAERGGDPLLWQHLFWFFGHPEVYIIFLPAAGLVSMMVPALAQRPLVGHDWVVVALVGTGFFSFGLWVHHMFATGIPPLSLSFFSAASMAVSVPAGIQVFAWIATLGKGRLQWTVATWFLLGFLFIFVAGGLTGVMVAVIPFDWQAHDSYFVVAHLHYVLIGGMVFPVFAGLYHWWPTMKGTMLSERLGRWAFWMMFIGFNVAFFPMHVSGLMGMPRRVYTYPGDLGWNVLNMVSTVGAFVMAFGVLLVLIDMARDAFGRGRPAPENPWKAGTLEWIPNDDYATRSIPHVRSLYPLWDNPNLSREVQEGAHYLPGAPTRRRETIVTSPIEARPQYLMPMPGPHWSHFLAGLFTAAHFICLAVQLYWVSLVPGVLAIASVFWWVWSLDKGADHPPQDVGGGWRVPVYLQGSENHSWWGTAVLLLVDGTAFACLCFTYVFLWTVSPDVWPVGTDSLPGLGWLFGEVALWIVAAGAMLLASRAVAGNRSWAMRGLLLAGVLLMLAAAVAEPYNRIASGLVASESAYGAIVYMLASWQVFHVVILVLMTGFTLARSFAGRLHARRRVTFDNVMLVWLYTCGQGIVSLLLVHLFPRLAV, from the coding sequence ATGACCCCGCCGCTCGACGATGCCGCCCTGCCCAACCGCCTGCCGCGCCCGAAGGAGGAGCTGGAGGCGCTGAAGCGCGCCTGGAAGCCGACCTCCGGCCTCGGCCTGCTGAAGGAGGTGAACAACAACATCATCGGGGTGATGTACATCGCCACGGCGCTGCTGTTCTTCGTCATCTCGGGCACGCTGGCGCTGGTCATGCGGACGCAGCTCGCCGTGCCGGAGAACGACGTTCTGGGGCACAGCCTCTACAACCAGTTCTTCACCGTGCACGGCACGGGCATGATGTTCCTGTTCGCCGTGCCCATCGTCGAGGCCATCGGCGTCTTCCTGCTGCCCTCCATGCTGGCGGCGCGCGACCTGCCCTTTCCGCGGCTGTCGGCCTTCGCCTTCTGGGCCTATCTGTTCGGCGGGCTGGCCTTCTTCTGCTCGCTGATCTTCGAGGTGGCGCCGGACGGCGGCTGGTTCATGTACCCGCCGCTGACCAGCATGAAGTTCTCGCCGGGCATCAACGCCGATTTCTGGCTGCTCGGCATCGGCTTCATCGAGATCTCGGCCATCGCCGGGGCCATCGAGATCATCGTCGGCATCCTGCGCACCCGCCCGCCCGGCATGACGCTGGACAAGATCCCGGTCTATTGCTGGTCGATGCTGGTCATGGCCGGGATGATCGTCTTCGCCTTCCCGGCGGTGATCATCGCGACCGCGCTTCTGGAGATCGAGCGCGCCTTCGACTGGCCCTTCTTCATCGCGGAGCGGGGCGGCGACCCGCTGCTCTGGCAGCACCTGTTCTGGTTCTTCGGCCATCCGGAGGTCTACATCATCTTCCTGCCGGCGGCGGGGCTGGTGTCGATGATGGTGCCGGCTCTGGCGCAGCGGCCGCTGGTCGGCCACGACTGGGTGGTGGTGGCGCTGGTCGGCACCGGCTTCTTCAGCTTCGGCCTGTGGGTGCACCACATGTTCGCCACCGGCATCCCGCCGCTGAGCCTGAGCTTCTTCTCCGCCGCCAGCATGGCCGTGTCGGTGCCCGCCGGAATCCAGGTCTTCGCCTGGATCGCCACGCTGGGCAAGGGGCGGCTGCAATGGACGGTGGCGACGTGGTTCCTGCTGGGCTTCCTGTTCATCTTCGTGGCCGGCGGCCTGACCGGAGTGATGGTGGCGGTCATTCCCTTCGACTGGCAGGCCCATGACAGCTACTTCGTGGTGGCGCACCTGCATTACGTGCTGATCGGCGGCATGGTCTTCCCGGTCTTCGCCGGGCTGTATCACTGGTGGCCGACGATGAAGGGCACCATGCTGTCGGAGCGGCTGGGGCGTTGGGCCTTCTGGATGATGTTCATCGGCTTCAACGTCGCCTTCTTCCCCATGCATGTCAGCGGCCTGATGGGCATGCCGCGCCGCGTCTACACCTACCCGGGGGATCTGGGCTGGAACGTCCTGAACATGGTCTCGACCGTCGGGGCCTTCGTGATGGCCTTCGGCGTCCTGCTGGTGCTGATCGACATGGCGCGCGACGCCTTCGGCCGGGGCCGCCCGGCGCCGGAGAATCCGTGGAAGGCGGGGACTCTGGAGTGGATTCCGAACGACGACTACGCGACGCGCAGCATCCCGCATGTCCGCTCGCTCTACCCGCTGTGGGACAACCCGAACCTGTCGCGCGAGGTGCAGGAGGGCGCCCATTACCTGCCCGGCGCCCCGACCCGCCGGCGCGAGACCATCGTGACCAGCCCGATCGAGGCCCGGCCGCAGTATCTGATGCCGATGCCCGGACCGCACTGGAGCCATTTCCTGGCCGGGCTGTTCACCGCCGCCCATTTCATCTGTCTGGCTGTGCAGCTCTACTGGGTGTCGCTGGTGCCGGGGGTGCTGGCCATCGCCTCGGTCTTCTGGTGGGTGTGGAGTCTCGACAAGGGGGCCGACCATCCGCCGCAGGACGTCGGCGGCGGCTGGCGCGTGCCGGTCTATCTCCAGGGATCGGAGAACCATTCCTGGTGGGGGACGGCGGTCCTGCTGCTGGTGGACGGGACGGCCTTCGCCTGCCTGTGCTTCACCTACGTCTTCCTGTGGACGGTCAGCCCGGACGTCTGGCCGGTGGGCACCGACTCCCTGCCGGGGCTGGGGTGGCTGTTCGGCGAGGTGGCGCTCTGGATCGTGGCGGCGGGGGCGATGCTGCTGGCGAGCCGCGCCGTTGCCGGCAACCGCTCCTGGGCGATGCGGGGCCTCCTGCTCGCCGGTGTCCTGCTGATGCTGGCCGCCGCGGTGGCCGAGCCCTACAACCGCATCGCCAGCGGTCTCGTGGCGTCGGAGAGCGCCTATGGCGCCATCGTCTACATGCTGGCCTCCTGGCAGGTCTTCCATGTCGTGATCCTGGTCCTGATGACCGGCTTCACGCTGGCGCGCTCCTTCGCCGGGCGGCTGCACGCGCGGCGCCGCGTCACCTTCGACAATGTGATGCTGGTGTGGCTCTACACCTGCGGGCAGGGGATCGTGTCCCTCCTGCTGGTGCATCTGTTTCCGCGTCTGGCCGTGTGA
- a CDS encoding DUF2189 domain-containing protein, with translation MTIRNPAEWGAAHFKSWSHGLAEAGHAIAPPARERAALEPTVRRIRSDDLRDALRKGLHDFMACRTDVLFIALIYPLVGLLLAELLLHGNALHLLFPLASGFVLIGPFAAVGLYEMSRRRERGDQVSWADAFAVARSPAFGAILAMGAILTVVFLLWLVAAQLIYMATLAPLAPEGWSAFTQALFTTRAGWAMIVLGVGVGFLFAVLALAISVVSFPLLMDRRVGVATAIRTSVRATLRNPEPMALWGLIVAGGLLLGSLPAFVGLVIVMPVLGHATWHLYRRLIPE, from the coding sequence ATGACCATCCGAAACCCTGCGGAATGGGGAGCGGCACATTTCAAATCCTGGTCCCACGGCTTGGCCGAAGCGGGCCACGCCATCGCCCCGCCGGCGCGGGAACGGGCGGCGCTGGAGCCCACGGTGCGGCGCATCCGCAGCGACGACCTGCGCGACGCGCTGAGGAAAGGGCTCCATGACTTCATGGCCTGCCGGACCGACGTCCTCTTCATCGCCCTGATCTACCCGCTGGTCGGGCTGCTGCTGGCCGAACTTCTGCTCCACGGGAACGCGCTGCACCTGCTGTTTCCGCTGGCCTCCGGCTTCGTGCTGATCGGCCCCTTCGCCGCGGTCGGCCTCTACGAAATGAGCCGCCGACGCGAGCGGGGCGACCAAGTGTCCTGGGCCGACGCCTTCGCGGTGGCGCGCTCCCCGGCCTTCGGCGCGATCCTGGCGATGGGAGCGATCCTGACGGTGGTGTTCCTGCTGTGGTTGGTGGCCGCGCAGCTCATCTACATGGCGACCCTCGCTCCGCTGGCGCCGGAGGGGTGGAGCGCCTTCACCCAGGCCCTGTTCACCACCCGCGCCGGCTGGGCGATGATCGTGCTGGGGGTCGGGGTCGGCTTCCTGTTCGCCGTTCTGGCGCTGGCGATCAGCGTGGTCAGCTTCCCGCTTCTCATGGACCGCCGGGTCGGCGTGGCGACGGCCATCCGCACTTCCGTGCGCGCAACGCTGAGGAATCCCGAGCCCATGGCGCTGTGGGGCCTGATCGTGGCGGGCGGGCTGCTGCTCGGCTCGCTGCCCGCCTTCGTCGGGCTGGTGATCGTCATGCCGGTGCTCGGCCACGCCACATGGCACCTCTACCGTCGCCTGATCCCGGAATGA
- a CDS encoding acylphosphatase, which produces MADEENRKAVLARVHGKVQGVWYRGWTVDTANRLGLAGWVRNRGDGTVEALFAGPADAVDRMLEACRRGPSAAVVSDIAVEPARDPGPGVFEQRPTQ; this is translated from the coding sequence ATGGCGGATGAGGAAAACCGCAAGGCCGTGCTGGCCCGCGTTCATGGCAAGGTGCAGGGCGTCTGGTACCGCGGCTGGACGGTGGACACGGCGAACCGGCTGGGGCTGGCCGGTTGGGTGCGCAACCGCGGCGACGGAACGGTGGAGGCGCTGTTCGCCGGCCCGGCGGACGCCGTGGATCGGATGCTGGAAGCCTGCCGCCGCGGCCCCTCCGCCGCCGTGGTCAGTGACATCGCCGTGGAGCCGGCCCGCGATCCCGGACCGGGCGTCTTCGAGCAACGCCCGACGCAGTGA